The Streptomyces sp. HUAS CB01 genome has a segment encoding these proteins:
- a CDS encoding ABC transporter permease produces MTVLKTSLRNLAAHKGRMALSAVAVLLSVAFVSGTLVFTDTMNTTFDKLFAVTAADVTVSPESAETDDETPQSGRPETLPASLLPTVGKAEGVKSAEGAVVSMSVTVVDADNKNMGSSNGAPTIAGNWTRGDLRSMEITSGHAPRGPTDVMVDADTAEKHGLGLGDKLRTIAVTGDFTATISGIASFKVTNPGAAVVYFDTATAQRELLGGTGRFTHIAVTAEPGMSHEQLKRNVAAAAGGPYRFQTQAEAADAGREDVSGFLDVMKYAMLGFAGIAVLVGIFLIVNTFSMLVAQRTREIGLMRAIGSSRRQVNRSVLVEALLLGLVGSVAGVGAGVGLAVGLMELMSSMGMNLSTSDLTVKWTTPAIGLALGVVVTVLAACIPARRAGKVPPMAALRDAGTPADGRAGRVRGVVGLVLTGTGGAALWAATRAGEAAEGSMWLGLGVVLSLIGFIVVGPLLAGGVVRVLGAVVLRVFGPVGKMAERNALRNPRRTGATGAALMIGLALVACLSVVGSSMVASATEELDKSVGADFIVQSTNGPIMPQAQRALEKAPGIAHVTEYKGVRATITAPDGTSTDDEWLVAADPTYAQDLRRETVAGDLKAAYGRDAMSVGETYAGKHGVKVGDTMTVAFRGGETAKLRVAAVTSDDTNVDKGAMYLSIATAERYFTPERMPKNMMMFAEAEQGKEKEAYQDLKDALAAYPQYRVLDQTDFKQDLKDQVGQMLNIVYGLLALAIIVAVLGVVNTLALSVVERTREIGLMRAIGLSRRQLRRMIRLESVVIALFGALLGLGLGMGWGTAAQKLLALEGLGVLDVPWPTILYVFVGSAFVGLVAALVPAFRAGRMNVLNAIATE; encoded by the coding sequence GTGACCGTGCTCAAGACCTCGCTGCGCAACCTCGCCGCGCACAAGGGACGCATGGCGCTGTCCGCCGTCGCCGTCCTGCTGTCCGTGGCCTTCGTCTCCGGCACGCTCGTGTTCACCGACACGATGAACACCACCTTCGACAAGCTCTTCGCCGTGACCGCCGCCGACGTCACCGTCAGCCCCGAGAGCGCCGAGACCGACGACGAGACCCCGCAGAGCGGCCGCCCCGAGACCCTGCCCGCCTCGCTGCTGCCGACAGTGGGGAAGGCCGAGGGCGTCAAGTCCGCCGAGGGCGCCGTCGTCTCGATGAGCGTCACCGTCGTCGACGCCGACAACAAGAACATGGGCTCCAGCAACGGCGCACCCACGATCGCCGGCAACTGGACGCGGGGCGACCTGCGTTCGATGGAGATCACCTCCGGCCACGCCCCGCGCGGCCCCACCGACGTGATGGTCGACGCCGACACCGCCGAGAAGCACGGACTCGGACTCGGCGACAAGCTGCGCACCATCGCCGTCACCGGTGACTTCACGGCCACGATCTCCGGAATCGCCTCCTTCAAGGTCACCAACCCCGGCGCGGCCGTCGTCTACTTCGACACCGCCACCGCCCAGCGGGAACTCCTCGGGGGAACCGGCCGGTTCACCCACATCGCGGTCACCGCCGAGCCCGGCATGAGCCACGAGCAGCTGAAGAGGAACGTCGCCGCGGCGGCCGGCGGACCGTACCGGTTCCAGACGCAGGCCGAGGCGGCGGACGCGGGTCGCGAGGACGTCAGCGGCTTCCTCGACGTCATGAAGTACGCGATGCTCGGCTTCGCCGGGATCGCCGTCCTGGTCGGCATCTTCCTCATCGTCAACACCTTCTCCATGCTGGTCGCCCAGCGCACCCGCGAGATCGGTCTGATGCGCGCCATCGGGTCGAGCCGCCGCCAGGTCAACCGCTCGGTCCTCGTCGAGGCGCTGCTCCTCGGCCTCGTCGGGTCCGTCGCCGGTGTCGGCGCCGGTGTGGGACTCGCCGTCGGCCTGATGGAGCTCATGTCCTCGATGGGGATGAACCTCTCCACCTCGGATCTGACCGTGAAGTGGACGACGCCCGCCATCGGCCTCGCGCTCGGGGTCGTCGTCACGGTTCTCGCCGCCTGCATCCCGGCCCGCCGGGCCGGCAAGGTCCCCCCGATGGCCGCGCTGCGCGACGCCGGCACCCCCGCGGACGGCCGGGCCGGACGCGTGCGGGGCGTCGTCGGCCTGGTCCTCACGGGCACCGGCGGCGCGGCCCTGTGGGCGGCGACGCGGGCCGGTGAGGCAGCGGAGGGTTCGATGTGGCTCGGCCTCGGTGTCGTCCTCAGCCTCATCGGCTTCATCGTCGTCGGCCCGCTGCTGGCGGGCGGCGTGGTGCGGGTCCTCGGCGCGGTCGTCCTGCGGGTCTTCGGACCGGTGGGGAAGATGGCCGAGCGCAACGCGCTGCGCAACCCGCGCCGCACCGGCGCCACCGGCGCCGCGCTGATGATCGGCCTCGCCCTCGTCGCCTGCCTGTCCGTGGTCGGCTCGTCCATGGTGGCCTCGGCGACGGAGGAACTCGACAAGTCCGTCGGCGCCGACTTCATCGTCCAGTCCACCAACGGGCCGATCATGCCGCAGGCGCAGCGGGCCCTGGAGAAGGCGCCCGGTATCGCCCACGTCACCGAGTACAAGGGTGTCAGGGCGACGATCACCGCCCCCGACGGGACGTCCACGGACGACGAGTGGCTGGTCGCGGCGGACCCGACGTACGCGCAGGACCTGCGCCGGGAGACGGTCGCCGGAGACCTGAAGGCGGCCTACGGCAGGGACGCCATGTCCGTCGGCGAGACGTACGCCGGGAAGCACGGGGTGAAGGTCGGCGACACGATGACCGTGGCGTTCCGGGGCGGGGAGACCGCGAAGCTGAGGGTCGCGGCCGTCACCTCCGACGACACCAACGTCGACAAGGGCGCGATGTACCTGTCCATCGCCACCGCCGAGCGGTACTTCACGCCCGAGCGGATGCCGAAGAACATGATGATGTTCGCCGAGGCCGAGCAGGGCAAGGAGAAGGAGGCGTACCAGGACCTCAAGGACGCCCTCGCCGCCTACCCGCAGTACCGGGTGCTGGACCAGACGGACTTCAAGCAGGACCTGAAGGACCAGGTCGGCCAGATGCTGAACATCGTCTACGGCCTGCTCGCGCTCGCCATCATCGTCGCCGTCCTCGGGGTCGTGAACACGCTGGCCCTTTCGGTGGTCGAACGGACCCGGGAGATCGGTCTGATGAGGGCCATCGGCCTCTCCCGCCGCCAGCTGCGCCGGATGATCCGCCTGGAGTCGGTCGTCATCGCGCTCTTCGGCGCCCTGCTCGGGCTCGGTCTGGGCATGGGCTGGGGCACCGCGGCGCAGAAGCTGCTCGCCCTGGAGGGTCTCGGTGTCCTCGACGTCCCGTGGCCGACGATCCTGTACGTCTTCGTGGGGTCGGCGTTCGTGGGACTGGTCGCCGCGCTGGTGCCGGCGTTCCGCGCCGGCCGCATGAACGTCCT
- a CDS encoding ABC transporter ATP-binding protein translates to MTTAVTIPRHGGTGGRTAVAARARQVVKAYGSGETRVVALDHVDVDVMRGQFTAIMGPSGSGKSTLMHCLAGLDDVTSGEIHLDETEITRLKDKKLTRLRRDRIGFIFQAFNLLPTLNALENITLPMDIAGRKPDAAWLNRVVETVGLADRLKHRPNQLSGGQQQRVAVARALAARPDIIFGDEPTGNLDSRAGAEVLGFLRRSVDELGQTIVMVTHDPVAASHADRVLYLADGRIVDEMFNPTADQVLDRMKDFDARGRTS, encoded by the coding sequence GTGACAACGGCTGTGACCATTCCCAGGCACGGGGGTACTGGAGGGCGTACGGCCGTCGCGGCTCGAGCGCGACAGGTCGTGAAGGCGTACGGATCCGGCGAGACGCGGGTCGTCGCGCTCGACCACGTCGACGTGGACGTCATGCGGGGGCAGTTCACCGCGATCATGGGCCCGTCGGGCTCGGGCAAGTCCACGCTGATGCACTGCCTCGCCGGACTCGACGACGTCACCTCGGGCGAGATCCACCTCGACGAGACCGAGATCACCCGGCTCAAGGACAAGAAGCTCACCCGGCTGCGCCGCGACCGGATCGGCTTCATCTTCCAGGCGTTCAACCTGCTGCCCACGCTCAACGCCCTGGAGAACATCACGCTTCCCATGGACATCGCGGGCCGCAAACCGGACGCGGCCTGGCTGAACCGGGTCGTGGAGACGGTCGGGCTCGCCGACCGGCTCAAGCACCGCCCCAACCAGCTCTCGGGCGGCCAGCAGCAGCGCGTCGCCGTGGCCCGCGCCCTCGCCGCCCGGCCGGACATCATCTTCGGCGACGAGCCGACCGGGAACCTGGACTCCCGCGCCGGTGCCGAGGTCCTGGGCTTCCTGCGCCGGTCCGTCGACGAACTCGGCCAGACCATCGTCATGGTCACCCACGACCCCGTCGCCGCCTCCCACGCCGACCGCGTGCTCTACCTGGCCGACGGCCGGATCGTCGACGAGATGTTCAACCCCACGGCCGATCAGGTCCTCGACCGCATGAAGGACTTCGACGCCCGGGGACGGACGTCGTGA
- a CDS encoding MFS transporter produces the protein MDGGGDAGADGNGNAGTGGDAGADRGAKTGPGSGAGTHRAGDEDGRASAPAGTDRPLARSTGNGGTDRTNTAPAGAARRRGPVVAAMMLGMALAALDGTVVATAVPQIVGDLGGFSVFSWLFSGYLLAVTVTLPVYGKLSDTFGRKPVLIVGIVLFLAGSLLCAAAWNMASLIAFRVVQGLGGGALQGTIQTIAADLYPLKERPRIVSKLSTVWAASAVAGPAVGGLLAAWADWRWIFLINLPVGGVALWLIARHLVEPVRDRLPRPRPRIDWPGALTIFLTGTLLLTALVQGGVAWPWLSAPSLGLLGASAVCAAVTVLVERRAAEPIIPGWVWRRRTIAVVNLALGALGLLMVAPTVFLPTYAQSVLGLGPVAAGFVLSVMTLSWPVSAAFSNRLYNRIGFRNTALTGIGAALAVLLAFPLLPYPGEPWQPALIMLLLGAALGFFQLPLLVGVQSTVPWAERGTTTASLLFCRQVGQSVGAALFGALANAVLAARLGGAGDLDSVAHAPADGTPDDGLRRAVAAAVDLVFVGAAAAAALALLALLFAPRRFPVLKEPQPDV, from the coding sequence ATGGACGGGGGCGGGGACGCGGGCGCGGACGGGAACGGGAACGCGGGCACCGGCGGGGACGCGGGGGCGGACCGGGGCGCGAAGACCGGGCCCGGCAGCGGTGCCGGCACGCACCGCGCGGGCGACGAAGACGGCCGCGCGAGCGCACCAGCGGGCACGGACAGGCCCCTTGCACGGAGTACGGGCAACGGAGGCACCGACCGTACGAACACGGCGCCCGCCGGGGCGGCACGCCGCCGCGGGCCGGTGGTCGCCGCAATGATGCTCGGTATGGCCCTCGCGGCCCTGGACGGCACGGTCGTGGCGACCGCCGTCCCCCAGATCGTCGGCGACCTGGGCGGTTTCTCCGTCTTCTCCTGGCTGTTCTCGGGCTATCTGCTCGCCGTCACGGTCACGCTCCCCGTCTACGGCAAGCTCTCCGACACCTTCGGCCGAAAGCCCGTGCTGATCGTGGGCATCGTGCTGTTCCTGGCCGGTTCGCTGCTGTGCGCGGCCGCGTGGAACATGGCGTCGCTCATCGCGTTCCGCGTCGTCCAGGGACTCGGCGGAGGAGCACTGCAGGGCACGATCCAGACGATCGCCGCCGATCTGTACCCGCTGAAGGAGCGGCCCCGCATCGTGTCGAAGCTGTCCACGGTGTGGGCGGCCTCGGCGGTCGCGGGCCCCGCCGTCGGCGGCCTGCTCGCCGCCTGGGCCGACTGGCGGTGGATCTTCCTGATCAACCTCCCCGTCGGCGGGGTCGCGCTCTGGCTGATCGCCCGTCATCTCGTGGAGCCGGTACGGGACCGGCTGCCACGGCCACGGCCGCGGATCGACTGGCCGGGCGCCCTCACGATCTTCCTCACCGGGACGCTGCTCCTCACCGCGCTCGTGCAGGGCGGTGTGGCCTGGCCCTGGCTCTCCGCCCCGTCGCTCGGCCTCCTCGGCGCGAGCGCGGTCTGCGCCGCGGTGACCGTACTCGTCGAACGGCGGGCGGCGGAGCCGATCATCCCCGGCTGGGTGTGGCGGCGGCGCACGATCGCCGTCGTGAACCTGGCCCTGGGCGCGCTCGGGCTGCTGATGGTCGCCCCGACGGTGTTCCTGCCCACGTACGCCCAGTCGGTCCTCGGGCTCGGGCCGGTCGCGGCCGGGTTCGTGCTGTCCGTGATGACCCTGAGCTGGCCGGTCAGCGCCGCGTTCTCGAACCGCCTCTACAACCGCATCGGGTTCCGCAACACGGCCCTCACCGGCATCGGTGCCGCGCTGGCGGTCCTGCTGGCGTTCCCGCTGCTGCCGTACCCCGGCGAACCGTGGCAACCGGCGCTGATCATGCTGCTGCTGGGGGCGGCCCTCGGCTTCTTCCAGCTGCCGCTGCTCGTCGGTGTGCAGTCGACCGTGCCGTGGGCCGAGCGCGGTACGACGACGGCGTCCCTGCTGTTCTGCCGTCAGGTCGGGCAGAGCGTCGGCGCCGCGCTCTTCGGGGCACTCGCCAACGCGGTGCTGGCCGCCCGCCTCGGCGGAGCGGGCGATCTGGACTCCGTCGCCCACGCACCGGCGGACGGCACCCCGGACGACGGTCTCCGCCGCGCCGTGGCGGCGGCGGTCGACCTCGTCTTCGTCGGCGCCGCGGCAGCGGCGGCACTCGCGCTGCTGGCCCTGCTGTTCGCACCGCGCAGGTTCCCGGTCCTCAAGGAGCCGCAGCCCGACGTCTGA
- a CDS encoding DUF485 domain-containing protein, with product MSYDPYFPDPPGPSRQPWHAPQPPPDRGHADRYADPFNDPFGDPFGDPFGEAPAAPYPDPYAEPSRHVPDDGLPRLRSGYRRLRRVATLTALGYFVLFLLLSGYAPGLMTDGISGGLTTGVLLGLLTLPVTLVAIAVYERIARDRVDPLASAIRTAHEDRHDTTSADRQGSRHRPGGSAWDRPTGGMRT from the coding sequence ATGTCGTACGACCCCTACTTCCCCGATCCTCCCGGCCCGTCGCGGCAGCCCTGGCACGCGCCGCAGCCACCGCCCGACCGGGGACACGCCGACCGGTACGCCGACCCGTTCAACGACCCGTTCGGCGACCCGTTCGGCGACCCGTTCGGCGAAGCCCCTGCCGCGCCGTACCCGGACCCGTACGCCGAGCCGTCCCGCCACGTCCCGGACGACGGGCTGCCCCGGCTGCGCTCCGGCTACCGCAGGCTCCGCCGCGTCGCGACCCTCACCGCACTCGGCTACTTCGTCCTCTTCCTCCTCCTGTCCGGCTACGCGCCCGGCCTCATGACCGACGGCATCAGCGGCGGCCTCACCACCGGGGTGCTGCTCGGACTCCTCACGCTGCCCGTGACCCTGGTCGCCATCGCGGTCTACGAGCGCATCGCCCGCGACCGGGTCGACCCCCTCGCCTCGGCCATCCGGACCGCCCACGAGGACCGGCACGACACGACATCCGCGGACCGGCAGGGCAGCCGGCACCGCCCCGGCGGCTCCGCCTGGGACCGGCCCACGGGAGGCATGCGCACATGA
- a CDS encoding cation acetate symporter produces MSGFNSDAQTMSFVAFIAVITITLLLCVMTGPDRDDLGEFYTGYRSLSPMQSGLAIAGDYISASTVLATIGVIALVGYDGLTLALSTVLSLVLMMFLLAEPLRNAGRFTMGDILTRRTPGPAVRIAACAVTLAALLPLVVFQLAGAGDLLAFVLGFDADGFKTGAIVFLGVLMISYAAIGGMKGTAFIQIVKTVVLLGSATVIAVLVLDRFDFSLPGLLDAAKKGSGAGDLYLTSGLQFGGDEIDMISAQLTVVLGAAVLPHITMRMFTARSATAVRRSMSWAVSTVVVTCLLLVVIGFGAAAVVGHKNLVLADPQGKTAFLLVSQAVLGADANMLESLVFTSVATAIFLTLLASVAGITLACANTLAHDLIAHGLRRTTVSHTAEMAIARGAAAGVGLLAIALAAIVQDWNLQALVTLSFCIGASAVAPALVFSMFWRRYTREGLLWTLIVGAGTALLLMTGSNLVSGSPQSVFPDHDFNWFPYTTTGLVSVPAGFLAGWYGSIRSPREASAQRERYAEIEPAILAGATTGRDDD; encoded by the coding sequence ATGAGCGGCTTCAACTCCGACGCCCAGACCATGTCCTTCGTCGCGTTCATCGCCGTCATCACCATCACGCTGCTGCTGTGCGTGATGACCGGCCCCGACCGCGACGACCTGGGCGAGTTCTACACCGGCTACCGCTCGCTGTCCCCCATGCAGAGCGGCCTGGCCATCGCGGGCGACTACATCTCCGCCTCGACCGTGCTCGCCACGATCGGCGTCATCGCCCTCGTCGGCTACGACGGCCTCACCCTCGCCCTGAGCACCGTGCTCTCCCTGGTGCTGATGATGTTCCTGCTCGCCGAACCCCTGCGGAACGCCGGCCGGTTCACGATGGGCGACATCCTCACCCGCCGCACCCCCGGCCCCGCCGTGCGCATCGCCGCCTGCGCGGTCACCCTCGCCGCACTGCTGCCCCTGGTGGTCTTCCAGCTCGCGGGCGCCGGCGACCTCCTCGCCTTCGTCCTCGGCTTCGACGCCGACGGCTTCAAGACCGGCGCCATCGTGTTCCTCGGCGTGCTGATGATCTCGTACGCGGCGATCGGCGGAATGAAGGGCACCGCCTTCATCCAGATCGTCAAGACCGTCGTCCTGCTCGGCTCCGCCACCGTCATCGCCGTACTCGTACTGGACCGCTTCGACTTCAGCCTCCCCGGGCTGCTCGACGCGGCCAAGAAGGGCAGCGGGGCGGGCGACCTCTACCTCACCTCCGGGCTGCAGTTCGGCGGCGACGAGATCGACATGATCAGCGCCCAGCTCACGGTCGTGCTCGGCGCGGCGGTGCTGCCGCACATCACGATGCGCATGTTCACCGCGCGCAGCGCCACCGCCGTGCGGCGCTCGATGTCCTGGGCCGTGTCCACCGTGGTCGTGACGTGTCTGCTCCTCGTCGTCATCGGCTTCGGCGCGGCCGCGGTCGTCGGCCACAAGAACCTCGTCCTCGCCGACCCGCAGGGCAAGACCGCGTTCCTGCTCGTCAGCCAGGCCGTGCTCGGCGCGGACGCGAACATGCTCGAATCCCTCGTGTTCACCTCCGTGGCGACGGCGATCTTCCTGACCCTGCTGGCCTCGGTCGCCGGGATCACCCTCGCCTGCGCCAACACCCTGGCGCACGACCTCATCGCCCACGGACTGCGCCGGACCACCGTCTCGCACACCGCCGAGATGGCCATCGCCCGCGGCGCCGCGGCCGGCGTCGGACTCCTCGCCATCGCGCTCGCGGCCATCGTCCAGGACTGGAACCTGCAGGCACTGGTGACGCTGTCCTTCTGCATCGGCGCGTCCGCGGTCGCGCCCGCGCTCGTCTTCAGCATGTTCTGGCGCCGCTACACCCGCGAGGGCCTGCTGTGGACCCTGATCGTGGGCGCCGGGACCGCGCTCCTGCTGATGACCGGCAGCAACCTGGTCTCCGGTTCGCCGCAGTCCGTGTTCCCCGACCACGACTTCAACTGGTTCCCGTACACCACCACGGGTCTGGTGTCGGTCCCCGCGGGCTTCCTGGCCGGCTGGTACGGCAGCATCCGCTCCCCGCGCGAGGCGTCCGCCCAGCGCGAGCGGTACGCCGAGATCGAGCCGGCGATCCTCGCCGGGGCGACGACGGGCCGCGACGACGACTGA
- a CDS encoding SUKH-4 family immunity protein — protein MVTFAQAQERAEEWVNGDVPAYQHREVRVREFELGFVVWAEDRPDGPTSDGGRQRMVIARDSGEATLWPALPVGEVIRRYEEEYGATGAAEAPAAAPPERIDLNQTSFLLSPPEWLQDAADRLGIPDQRGARGDAGAPAADASPGGASAGAAQGPGPAEPARDAGGTQGGTGGGVTNGRGSHVGGSAWPGTAAASAGASPQTPAAGVPGAAAAGSPAVPPGATSGGSHVGGSAWPGTAAASAGASPQTPPAGAAAPAASAFGDGGDGGDGGDGRPGGGGDGHEPTASDGVPAAPLGATPWAGTDTNAGSEDGSVPLPATVFAPPLAGADDEDTPPPSVGADAPTALMSGGSQLPRTAVSPAVDPLDRQGQGAGAAATPSAGASAPRSAGDIADAATSKATVPPRGARGTGPTTPPPPGAPGVPGGRPGATPPPPGPAAPGAPGAPAGGYVPTQLVSQFGPDGPQPPNAPQPPGPPGVPGTPPGGVHHAATMLANPSPVGPGAPQPPGPPGASQGPGVGPNAGPAGPGVPQPPGPPGVPGTPPGGVHHAATMLANPGPVGPGAPQPPGPPGASQGPGVGPNAGPAGPGVPQPPGPPGVPGTPPGGVHHAATMLANPSPVGPGAPQPPGPPGPVPHAPQPGPQPAYGYPQQQPPAGVPTVGPGYQAVLRYRAPDGSEQQLIRRSAPGTPHPEWQIFHELRAMNVPSDQVLELHTELESCELPGGYCARMIRETWPQARITSIAPYGKDHASRQGGMQQLLTHQGELHQVADGPARPAPVRAPLPQVQPAPPLPPEGVAQELVGSFGPQGICRFDQRAVSRQGVPEIVARTLVWAGLPADFGPFFWAQPAQPVVPTLAELAAQRQVQPASDAGSYLVVGSDFGRAICVQYGTAHIVAVPVESGPGGQPMAPQFVNSGLPEFTRSLALLGRMWRLRFGLNPEQAGRWTVDFQAQLAALDPAALSSPESWWSVLLEQMWDGLI, from the coding sequence ATGGTGACGTTCGCGCAGGCGCAGGAGCGCGCCGAGGAGTGGGTCAACGGCGATGTGCCCGCGTACCAGCACCGTGAGGTGCGGGTGCGGGAGTTCGAGCTGGGGTTCGTGGTGTGGGCGGAGGACCGTCCGGACGGGCCGACGTCGGACGGCGGGCGGCAGCGGATGGTGATCGCCCGGGACAGCGGGGAGGCCACGCTGTGGCCGGCGCTGCCGGTGGGTGAGGTGATCCGCCGCTACGAGGAGGAGTACGGCGCCACGGGGGCGGCTGAGGCTCCGGCCGCGGCGCCGCCGGAGCGGATCGACCTGAACCAGACGTCGTTCCTGCTGAGTCCGCCGGAGTGGTTGCAGGACGCGGCGGACAGGCTGGGCATTCCGGATCAGAGGGGTGCGCGCGGTGACGCGGGTGCGCCCGCGGCGGATGCGTCCCCCGGGGGCGCCTCTGCGGGCGCCGCACAGGGTCCGGGCCCGGCGGAGCCGGCGCGGGACGCCGGCGGTACCCAGGGCGGGACGGGCGGCGGCGTCACGAACGGCCGCGGTTCGCATGTGGGTGGCAGTGCGTGGCCGGGCACGGCGGCGGCTTCCGCGGGGGCGTCGCCGCAGACGCCTGCCGCGGGTGTGCCGGGAGCGGCCGCGGCGGGGTCGCCCGCGGTGCCGCCGGGCGCTACCAGCGGCGGTTCGCATGTGGGTGGCAGCGCGTGGCCGGGCACGGCGGCGGCTTCCGCAGGGGCGTCGCCGCAGACGCCTCCCGCGGGTGCGGCCGCACCGGCCGCCTCCGCCTTCGGTGACGGTGGTGACGGTGGTGACGGCGGTGACGGCCGGCCCGGCGGCGGTGGCGACGGGCACGAGCCGACCGCCTCGGACGGAGTGCCTGCCGCGCCCCTGGGCGCGACGCCGTGGGCGGGGACGGACACGAACGCCGGCTCGGAGGACGGTTCCGTACCGCTGCCGGCGACGGTGTTCGCGCCGCCGCTGGCGGGTGCGGACGACGAGGACACCCCGCCGCCCTCGGTGGGCGCGGACGCGCCGACGGCGCTCATGTCCGGCGGGAGCCAGTTGCCGCGCACCGCGGTGTCGCCCGCCGTGGACCCGCTGGACCGGCAGGGCCAGGGTGCCGGTGCGGCGGCCACGCCGTCCGCGGGCGCTTCCGCGCCGCGGTCGGCGGGGGACATCGCGGACGCCGCGACCAGCAAGGCCACGGTGCCGCCGCGGGGTGCGCGCGGCACGGGCCCGACGACTCCTCCGCCGCCGGGTGCGCCCGGCGTTCCGGGTGGGCGGCCGGGTGCGACGCCGCCTCCGCCGGGGCCCGCCGCGCCGGGTGCGCCGGGTGCGCCGGCGGGCGGGTACGTACCGACGCAGTTGGTCTCCCAGTTCGGTCCCGACGGACCGCAGCCGCCGAACGCTCCGCAGCCTCCTGGTCCGCCGGGGGTGCCGGGCACGCCGCCGGGTGGGGTGCACCACGCGGCGACGATGCTGGCCAACCCGAGCCCGGTGGGTCCGGGGGCGCCGCAGCCGCCCGGTCCTCCGGGGGCGAGCCAGGGTCCGGGCGTGGGCCCGAACGCGGGTCCGGCCGGTCCAGGGGTGCCGCAGCCTCCTGGTCCGCCGGGGGTGCCGGGCACGCCGCCGGGTGGGGTGCACCACGCGGCGACGATGCTGGCCAACCCGGGTCCGGTCGGTCCGGGGGCGCCGCAGCCGCCCGGTCCTCCGGGGGCGAGCCAGGGTCCGGGCGTGGGCCCGAACGCGGGTCCGGCCGGTCCCGGGGTGCCGCAGCCTCCTGGTCCGCCGGGGGTGCCGGGTACGCCGCCGGGTGGGGTGCACCACGCGGCGACGATGCTGGCCAACCCGAGCCCGGTGGGTCCGGGGGCACCGCAGCCGCCCGGTCCCCCGGGGCCGGTCCCGCACGCGCCCCAGCCCGGCCCGCAGCCCGCGTACGGCTATCCGCAGCAGCAGCCTCCGGCCGGTGTGCCGACCGTCGGCCCGGGCTACCAGGCCGTGCTCCGCTACCGTGCGCCCGACGGCTCCGAGCAGCAGCTCATCCGCCGTTCGGCGCCGGGCACGCCGCACCCGGAGTGGCAGATCTTCCACGAGCTGCGCGCGATGAACGTCCCCAGCGACCAGGTGCTCGAGCTCCACACGGAGCTGGAGTCCTGCGAGCTGCCCGGGGGCTACTGCGCCCGGATGATCCGGGAGACGTGGCCGCAGGCCCGGATCACGAGCATCGCCCCCTACGGCAAGGACCACGCCAGCAGGCAGGGCGGCATGCAGCAGCTGCTGACCCACCAGGGCGAGTTGCACCAGGTCGCGGACGGCCCCGCCCGTCCCGCTCCGGTGCGCGCACCGCTGCCGCAGGTGCAGCCGGCGCCTCCCCTTCCCCCGGAGGGCGTCGCGCAGGAGCTGGTGGGGTCGTTCGGTCCGCAGGGCATCTGCCGGTTCGACCAGCGGGCCGTGTCCCGTCAGGGCGTGCCGGAGATCGTCGCGCGGACGCTGGTGTGGGCGGGCCTCCCCGCCGACTTCGGTCCGTTCTTCTGGGCGCAGCCGGCACAGCCGGTGGTGCCGACGCTCGCGGAGCTGGCCGCACAGCGGCAGGTGCAGCCGGCGTCGGACGCGGGTTCGTACCTGGTCGTGGGCAGCGACTTCGGCCGGGCGATCTGTGTCCAGTACGGCACCGCGCACATCGTGGCGGTGCCCGTGGAGAGCGGTCCGGGCGGGCAGCCGATGGCGCCTCAGTTCGTGAACAGCGGTCTGCCGGAGTTCACCCGCTCCTTGGCACTGCTCGGCCGGATGTGGCGGCTGCGCTTCGGGCTCAACCCGGAGCAGGCGGGCCGCTGGACGGTGGACTTCCAGGCGCAGCTCGCCGCGCTGGACCCGGCGGCGCTGTCGTCGCCGGAGAGCTGGTGGTCGGTGCTGCTGGAGCAGATGTGGGACGGACTGATCTGA